Proteins encoded together in one Rossellomorea sp. y25 window:
- a CDS encoding DUF421 domain-containing protein, with protein sequence MDLDWIWKAVLIVLAGTLLLRVAGRKSISQMTLAQTVIMIGIGSLLIQPVAGKNIWTTIGVGLTLVLTLMVMEYLQVKSDRVEQFITGKSKLLMENGVINEKNFKKLRMTVDQLEMKLRQQGVSKLSDVKWATLEPNGQVGVELMPQAKPVTMKDFEKLQAQVQRLINMLDVPPSTTRPVSQEVGGEDIFKEIKQNSSVNTPPKHLQ encoded by the coding sequence ATGGATTTGGATTGGATTTGGAAAGCCGTGCTTATCGTACTGGCAGGAACCTTATTATTAAGGGTGGCCGGCAGAAAGTCAATTTCCCAGATGACATTGGCACAGACGGTCATTATGATCGGAATCGGATCATTACTCATTCAACCGGTAGCCGGCAAGAATATCTGGACCACGATAGGTGTCGGGTTGACTCTTGTCCTTACCCTCATGGTAATGGAATATCTGCAGGTGAAATCCGATCGTGTCGAACAGTTTATCACCGGGAAATCCAAACTTCTTATGGAAAATGGCGTCATCAACGAAAAGAACTTTAAAAAGTTACGAATGACAGTCGATCAACTTGAAATGAAATTAAGACAGCAGGGAGTCAGTAAGCTTTCGGATGTGAAATGGGCGACACTTGAGCCGAATGGACAAGTCGGAGTGGAATTGATGCCCCAGGCAAAGCCGGTGACGATGAAAGATTTTGAAAAACTTCAGGCACAAGTACAGAGACTGATTAATATGCTCGATGTCCCACCTTCCACGACGAGGCCAGTCAGTCAGGAAGTGGGAGGGGAAGATATATTTAAAGAGATCAAACAGAACTCTTCCGTCAACACTCCCCCAAAACATCTTCAGTAG
- a CDS encoding CBO0543 family protein, whose translation MKQNLIVFFSKGVLSTLVDTYVVSEKRVAYPIRPFPGVFKTNIVFDMLFFPLLSVIWVRQTYNDGLWKILWKSLTWSVPMSITQWFLVKYTKLIQWKKWSPFHTFGSVSFTLFIIRGLVSVVKRLDQPKST comes from the coding sequence ATGAAGCAAAACTTAATTGTTTTCTTTTCAAAGGGAGTTCTGTCCACTCTAGTTGATACATATGTTGTGTCGGAGAAACGTGTTGCCTATCCAATTCGTCCTTTTCCAGGAGTGTTTAAGACCAACATTGTTTTTGATATGTTGTTTTTTCCATTGTTGAGTGTGATCTGGGTTAGACAAACGTATAATGACGGGTTATGGAAGATCCTTTGGAAAAGTTTGACTTGGAGTGTTCCTATGAGTATAACTCAATGGTTTCTTGTGAAATACACAAAGTTAATCCAATGGAAAAAGTGGTCGCCATTTCATACCTTTGGTTCTGTAAGTTTCACATTATTTATCATCAGAGGGCTTGTATCCGTAGTTAAAAGATTGGATCAACCTAAGAGTACTTAA
- a CDS encoding ZinT/AdcA family metal-binding protein: MRKKWVALFSLLFVLSLAGCGEGNENNSAEQAASSTEPVKIFTTVYPLQFFAERIAGEEAEVESLLPPGSDSHTYEPTSKDVMAIAEADAFIMNGAGMEAYAEKITEAVEAEDVKVVEAAEGIELNEGAHDHDHEEDHDHGDHDPHVWLDPIRSIELAENIKNVLVELKPEEEKLFNENFETLKADLEALDQEFATELEATPGNHFLVSHAAYGYWEEAYGVHQIAVSGLSPTQEPSQKELQTIVETAKEYGLKHVFFEQNITTKIAGVVRDEIGAETLRLHNLSVLTDEDIEKDEDYFTLMRHNLTQLQTALEHAPAIEPEEHDHDHSHKLDEEAQKIYDGYFEDEQVKDRELSDWEGDWQSVYPYLLDGTLDEVFAHKAEDGDKTAEEYKEYYTIGYKTGVERIMIDGDTFTFYEDGKKSSGHYTYDGYEILTYEKGNRGVRYIFKLADEEEGKMPNYIQFSDHSIAPTDSHHYHLYWGEDREALLEEVVNWPTYYPSDLSGEEIADEMMMH; encoded by the coding sequence ATGAGGAAAAAATGGGTGGCTTTATTTAGTTTATTATTTGTTCTTTCTCTTGCTGGTTGCGGAGAAGGAAATGAGAATAACAGTGCGGAACAGGCAGCGTCTTCAACTGAACCGGTGAAAATTTTCACTACGGTATATCCCCTTCAGTTTTTTGCAGAACGGATTGCTGGTGAAGAAGCTGAAGTTGAATCACTTTTACCTCCCGGATCGGACTCTCATACCTATGAGCCCACTTCTAAAGACGTAATGGCCATTGCTGAAGCAGATGCATTCATTATGAATGGCGCGGGGATGGAGGCGTACGCCGAAAAAATCACTGAGGCTGTAGAGGCTGAAGATGTGAAGGTCGTTGAAGCAGCTGAAGGGATTGAGCTCAATGAAGGAGCCCATGACCACGATCATGAAGAGGATCATGACCACGGAGATCATGATCCTCACGTATGGCTGGATCCAATCCGCTCCATTGAATTAGCAGAGAACATTAAGAATGTATTAGTAGAATTGAAGCCTGAAGAAGAGAAACTATTTAATGAAAACTTTGAAACACTCAAGGCTGACCTTGAAGCTCTTGATCAGGAGTTTGCCACTGAACTGGAAGCAACACCAGGCAATCACTTTCTCGTCTCTCATGCCGCCTATGGCTATTGGGAAGAAGCGTATGGTGTACATCAGATTGCTGTTTCCGGATTGAGCCCGACACAGGAACCGTCTCAGAAAGAACTCCAGACCATTGTAGAGACAGCTAAAGAATATGGATTAAAGCATGTCTTTTTTGAACAGAACATCACGACGAAAATAGCTGGAGTCGTAAGGGATGAAATAGGTGCAGAAACACTCAGACTTCATAACCTGTCTGTACTGACAGATGAAGATATTGAAAAGGATGAAGACTATTTTACACTGATGAGACATAACCTGACACAGTTGCAGACAGCATTGGAACATGCACCTGCTATTGAACCGGAAGAGCACGACCATGACCATAGCCATAAATTAGATGAAGAAGCGCAGAAGATTTATGATGGTTACTTTGAAGATGAACAAGTGAAAGATCGTGAGCTATCTGACTGGGAAGGTGACTGGCAGTCCGTTTACCCTTATTTACTGGATGGTACCCTCGATGAAGTATTTGCTCACAAAGCCGAAGACGGAGATAAGACTGCCGAAGAGTATAAAGAGTACTATACAATCGGATACAAAACAGGCGTCGAGCGCATCATGATTGATGGGGATACGTTCACCTTCTATGAAGATGGAAAAAAATCGTCTGGACACTATACCTATGACGGGTACGAAATTCTAACCTATGAGAAGGGAAACCGTGGAGTGCGCTATATCTTCAAGCTTGCTGATGAGGAGGAAGGAAAGATGCCAAACTACATCCAGTTTAGTGATCACAGCATTGCCCCAACCGATTCACATCACTATCACTTGTATTGGGGAGAAGACCGGGAAGCGTTGCTGGAGGAAGTTGTTAACTGGCCAACCTATTATCCTTCTGACTTAAGCGGCGAGGAAATCGCTGATGAAATGATGATGCATTGA
- a CDS encoding DUF3231 family protein encodes MGILSGNPQEEPLHYGEVFGTWNYLLTAKATVAGYQMQLNHAGDDDLKKLLKDSIEGGQEEIKQVEKLLKENGIGLPPTPPEPPHACLDDIPTGARMPDPAVAAGLSANIASGLVACSTIMGQSIREDVAMMFGQFHIQKALMGAKVLKLNKEKGWLIPPPLHKNKNEHCE; translated from the coding sequence ATGGGTATTTTAAGTGGAAATCCACAAGAAGAGCCATTGCATTATGGTGAAGTATTTGGAACTTGGAACTATCTGTTGACGGCTAAAGCCACTGTGGCAGGATATCAGATGCAGCTTAACCATGCCGGAGATGATGATCTTAAGAAATTACTGAAGGACAGCATCGAGGGTGGGCAAGAAGAAATCAAGCAAGTAGAAAAACTTCTGAAGGAAAATGGGATTGGGTTGCCTCCAACACCTCCAGAACCTCCGCATGCCTGCCTGGATGATATTCCGACTGGTGCCCGCATGCCGGATCCTGCCGTTGCAGCGGGGTTATCAGCTAATATCGCTTCAGGCCTAGTTGCATGCAGCACAATCATGGGACAAAGCATACGTGAAGATGTGGCGATGATGTTCGGCCAATTTCATATACAAAAAGCCCTAATGGGTGCTAAAGTACTTAAGTTAAACAAAGAAAAGGGATGGTTGATCCCTCCACCCCTTCACAAAAACAAAAATGAACATTGTGAGTAA
- a CDS encoding MFS transporter: MNNCNDKKISNWCVVSMASIPLVMTLGNSMLIPVLPIFEKEVGITSFQTSMIITSYSIASIFLIPVAGYLSDRFGRKVVILPSLLIALLGGLVAGFASWKMDDPFTWIIIGRVLQGIGAAGAAPIILPLVGDLYKDDDKKTSSCLGLIETSNTFGKVLSPIMGAMFAAYLWYLPFFSISVFSLISIVLVIFFIKVPKKKEKPVALKTFIKNTKKIFKQEGKWIFTVFLVGIYIMLVLFAVLFFLSDSLEKTHGLYGVKKGFVLAIPLLTLCIASFITGRKIKGELKVMKVIMTVSLILISVSVSLIGFVDERLILLLSVSSFMGLSIGALLPTMDALITENIEKEERGTISSFYSSSRFIGVAAGPPLMALVMNSLLNESFIGAGILGIGMFLSVLFFIQSEKSPTSTTNQGGST, encoded by the coding sequence ATGAACAATTGCAACGACAAGAAGATCAGTAATTGGTGCGTGGTAAGTATGGCCTCGATTCCTTTGGTGATGACCTTGGGGAATTCCATGCTGATCCCTGTACTGCCCATTTTTGAAAAAGAGGTGGGGATCACTTCTTTTCAAACGAGTATGATTATTACAAGTTACTCCATTGCTTCGATCTTTCTGATTCCGGTGGCTGGATATCTGTCGGATCGCTTCGGAAGGAAGGTGGTCATCCTCCCCAGTTTACTCATTGCGTTATTGGGGGGATTGGTTGCTGGGTTCGCTTCATGGAAAATGGATGATCCCTTTACTTGGATCATCATCGGCCGTGTTCTGCAGGGGATTGGGGCAGCTGGTGCGGCTCCGATTATTTTACCGCTGGTGGGTGATCTGTATAAAGATGATGATAAGAAAACGAGTTCCTGTCTTGGATTGATTGAAACATCCAACACATTCGGCAAAGTGTTAAGTCCCATAATGGGGGCGATGTTTGCCGCTTATTTATGGTATCTTCCTTTTTTCTCTATTTCTGTTTTTAGTCTTATTTCAATTGTACTCGTCATCTTCTTCATTAAAGTTCCTAAGAAGAAAGAGAAGCCTGTCGCACTGAAAACATTCATCAAGAATACAAAGAAGATTTTTAAACAGGAAGGGAAATGGATCTTTACTGTTTTTCTCGTAGGGATCTATATCATGCTGGTCTTGTTTGCCGTCTTGTTTTTCCTATCTGATTCCCTGGAGAAAACACATGGACTGTATGGGGTGAAAAAAGGGTTTGTATTGGCCATTCCTTTACTGACTCTATGCATCGCTTCTTTTATTACAGGTAGAAAGATCAAAGGTGAGCTAAAGGTCATGAAGGTAATCATGACGGTGAGCTTGATTCTGATCAGTGTCAGTGTGTCATTGATAGGATTTGTCGACGAGCGATTGATTCTTCTTTTGTCTGTCTCAAGCTTCATGGGTCTCTCGATTGGTGCGTTGCTGCCTACAATGGATGCTCTGATTACCGAAAACATCGAGAAAGAGGAGCGGGGGACGATCTCTTCTTTCTACAGCTCATCCCGGTTCATCGGAGTGGCTGCCGGTCCCCCTCTGATGGCCTTGGTGATGAATTCTCTATTGAATGAGAGTTTTATCGGCGCAGGTATCTTAGGAATTGGGATGTTTCTGAGTGTGCTGTTTTTTATTCAATCTGAAAAATCCCCCACTTCTACTACAAATCAAGGAGGGTCAACATGA
- a CDS encoding zinc-dependent alcohol dehydrogenase, with translation MKAVTYQGKKSVAVKKVEDPRIQDPQDVIVNITSTAICGSDLHLYQGNFPLPIGYVIGHEPMGIVEEVGKDVTKVKKGDRVIIPFTVACGTCEYCHNHLESQCDHSNPHYDSGGLFGYSEKFGNYPGGQAEYLRVPFGNYTPFLVPENCELEDEQILLLSDVLPTAYWSVENAGVKKGDTVIVLGCGPVGLMAQQFAWKKGAERVIAVDYFEYRLRHSKKMNHTETFDFTQYDDMGETLKELTKGGADVVIDCVGMDGKKSPLEYMEQKLKLQGGTIGPIQIATKAVRKCGTVQLTGVYGGLYNMFPLGAFFARNITLKMGQAPARAYMAPLYEQIVKGEIDSTSIITHILKLEEAAKGYQLFNEKEDDCIKVILKP, from the coding sequence ATGAAAGCCGTCACATATCAAGGAAAGAAGTCCGTAGCCGTCAAGAAGGTAGAGGACCCGCGGATACAAGATCCACAAGACGTCATAGTCAACATCACATCAACGGCCATCTGTGGATCTGATTTACATCTGTACCAGGGGAACTTTCCACTCCCGATCGGATATGTCATTGGGCATGAGCCCATGGGAATCGTAGAGGAAGTCGGGAAAGATGTCACGAAAGTCAAAAAGGGGGATCGCGTCATCATCCCTTTCACGGTGGCTTGCGGGACTTGTGAATATTGTCATAACCATTTAGAAAGTCAATGCGATCATTCCAATCCCCATTATGACTCTGGGGGATTGTTCGGTTACTCGGAGAAATTCGGGAATTACCCCGGGGGACAAGCGGAATACTTACGAGTTCCATTCGGGAACTACACCCCTTTTTTAGTACCGGAGAATTGTGAACTGGAGGATGAACAGATCCTTTTATTATCTGATGTACTTCCCACGGCCTACTGGAGTGTGGAGAATGCCGGTGTGAAAAAAGGGGACACGGTCATTGTCCTCGGATGTGGTCCGGTCGGATTGATGGCTCAGCAGTTTGCCTGGAAAAAGGGTGCAGAGAGGGTCATCGCGGTCGATTATTTCGAGTATCGCTTACGTCACTCAAAGAAGATGAACCATACGGAAACCTTTGATTTCACCCAATACGATGATATGGGGGAAACGTTAAAAGAGTTGACAAAAGGCGGGGCGGATGTCGTGATCGATTGTGTCGGCATGGACGGGAAGAAGTCCCCACTTGAATATATGGAACAGAAATTGAAGCTTCAGGGTGGAACAATCGGTCCAATTCAAATCGCCACCAAGGCTGTCAGGAAGTGCGGGACTGTTCAATTGACCGGGGTATATGGCGGGCTTTACAACATGTTCCCCCTTGGGGCATTCTTTGCCCGTAATATTACCCTGAAGATGGGACAGGCGCCTGCGAGAGCGTATATGGCCCCCCTTTATGAACAAATCGTCAAAGGGGAAATCGACTCCACTTCCATCATCACACATATACTTAAGCTTGAGGAAGCGGCAAAAGGGTATCAACTATTTAATGAGAAAGAAGACGACTGCATCAAAGTCATCTTGAAGCCTTAA
- a CDS encoding GNAT family N-acetyltransferase: protein MKIIRASESESNRRNEMSTIFVDGFYQWLNYFSKDKAKLYKTFAHMFNEEVFYTAVVDDRIAAIAACTTSNIPSVRLKYSEFRKHLGLFMGSIAYVILKKEFEKEQYPFQISEKMGAIEFVATSVKYRGKGVAIELLKSIIHSTSYDEYVLEVADTNISAIHLYEKLGFAEFMRIPQKHSEKSGVNDLVYMKLVKVKEVGD, encoded by the coding sequence ATGAAAATTATTCGTGCTAGTGAATCAGAAAGTAATAGAAGAAATGAGATGAGTACAATCTTTGTAGACGGCTTCTATCAATGGCTGAATTATTTTTCAAAGGATAAGGCTAAACTTTACAAGACATTTGCCCATATGTTTAATGAAGAGGTCTTTTATACGGCAGTAGTTGACGATCGTATTGCGGCTATAGCGGCTTGCACTACAAGCAATATACCTTCTGTAAGACTGAAATATAGTGAATTTAGAAAGCACCTCGGCTTATTCATGGGGAGTATTGCTTATGTCATTCTCAAAAAAGAATTTGAGAAAGAGCAATATCCTTTTCAAATTTCTGAAAAGATGGGTGCAATAGAGTTTGTGGCAACGTCGGTAAAGTATAGAGGAAAAGGTGTGGCAATTGAACTGCTAAAATCGATCATACATTCAACTTCATACGACGAATATGTCTTAGAGGTAGCAGATACCAACATAAGTGCTATCCACCTTTATGAAAAACTGGGTTTTGCAGAGTTCATGCGTATACCTCAAAAGCACAGTGAAAAAAGTGGTGTTAATGATCTTGTCTATATGAAGCTTGTGAAAGTGAAAGAAGTGGGGGACTAA
- the vanY gene encoding VanY-A/VanY-F/VanY-M family D-Ala-D-Ala carboxypeptidase, with translation MKKWGFLLLSCLGLTFAYLEPLSEPEVKIQNHVQSENGIAEGGIQEIEMTEDQIYQGDLLLVNSEYPVHQESIRSDIVNLSANNELAQGYVLLGSDTYLSEEIAHAFSEMVAAAKKDGLQHFAITSGFRDFDEQSVLYQDMGSDYALPAGYSEHNLGLSLDAGSTQMKMANAPEGKWIEKNAWKYGFILRYPENKTDITGIEYEPWHIRYVGFPHSAIMKSKNFVLEEYLEYLKEEKTFSASVNGEKYEISYYPVTKSTTIHVPADLRYEISGNNIDGVIVTVFPDAE, from the coding sequence ATGAAGAAGTGGGGCTTTTTATTATTATCCTGCCTAGGGTTAACGTTCGCCTATTTGGAACCTTTGTCTGAACCAGAAGTGAAAATTCAAAACCATGTTCAATCTGAAAATGGTATCGCAGAGGGTGGCATCCAAGAAATCGAAATGACAGAGGATCAAATCTATCAAGGAGATCTGCTTTTGGTCAACAGTGAATATCCTGTTCACCAGGAGAGCATTCGATCGGATATTGTCAATTTATCTGCAAACAATGAACTGGCACAAGGGTACGTGTTGTTAGGCAGTGACACTTATTTATCAGAGGAAATTGCACATGCGTTTTCAGAGATGGTTGCTGCTGCAAAAAAAGATGGGCTTCAACATTTCGCCATTACGAGCGGCTTTCGGGATTTTGATGAGCAAAGTGTGCTTTATCAAGATATGGGTTCTGACTATGCCTTGCCAGCAGGCTACAGTGAACACAATCTGGGCTTATCCCTTGATGCAGGATCTACTCAAATGAAGATGGCTAATGCACCAGAAGGAAAGTGGATAGAAAAGAACGCTTGGAAATACGGGTTCATCTTACGTTATCCAGAGAATAAAACGGACATAACAGGAATTGAATATGAACCGTGGCACATCCGCTATGTTGGTTTCCCCCATAGCGCAATTATGAAATCCAAGAATTTCGTATTAGAAGAATATCTGGAATACCTAAAAGAAGAAAAAACATTTTCTGCTAGTGTAAATGGGGAAAAATATGAGATTTCTTATTATCCTGTTACTAAAAGTACGACCATCCATGTGCCTGCCGATCTACGTTATGAGATTTCAGGTAACAATATCGATGGTGTGATTGTGACAGTGTTTCCTGATGCGGAATGA
- a CDS encoding manganese catalase family protein: protein MFYHIKELQYEAKPSRPNPAYANQLQEILGGQYGEISVMMQYLFQGFNGRADKKFRDLCLDIGTEEMAHVELLATLIARLLDGAPVSEQEAMYKSNPVLGAVMGGMNPQHVIVSGLGAMPVDSVGNRWTASYIGASGNLLADFRANLTAESMGRLQAVRLYELSDDPGVRDTLSFLIARDTAHQNQWAAAIAELEEREGDIVVPTTFPRELEKQAVSYDLYNLSRGEASAEGRWASGPSMDGKANFQYISEPGPFGSKPKLAPAPKYVHDTVPMPPMMK, encoded by the coding sequence GTGTTTTATCATATTAAAGAGCTTCAGTATGAGGCTAAACCAAGCCGGCCAAACCCGGCTTATGCGAACCAGCTGCAAGAAATTCTAGGTGGACAATATGGAGAAATTTCTGTTATGATGCAATATTTATTCCAGGGATTCAACGGTCGGGCGGACAAGAAGTTCCGTGACCTGTGCCTGGATATCGGGACAGAGGAAATGGCCCATGTAGAGTTATTGGCCACTCTCATTGCCCGCCTGCTGGACGGTGCCCCCGTGTCTGAACAGGAAGCGATGTATAAGAGTAATCCGGTGCTCGGGGCAGTGATGGGTGGAATGAATCCACAGCATGTGATTGTGAGCGGGTTGGGTGCGATGCCGGTGGACAGTGTGGGAAATCGGTGGACAGCTTCTTATATCGGCGCCAGCGGGAACCTCCTGGCCGATTTCCGTGCCAACTTAACGGCAGAATCAATGGGCCGGTTACAGGCAGTGAGACTGTATGAACTGAGTGATGATCCGGGTGTCCGTGATACGCTTTCCTTCTTGATTGCCCGTGACACTGCTCATCAGAATCAATGGGCGGCAGCCATCGCAGAACTTGAAGAGCGTGAAGGGGATATTGTCGTACCGACGACGTTCCCGAGGGAGCTTGAGAAGCAGGCTGTTTCGTACGATCTTTATAACCTGTCCAGAGGGGAAGCGAGTGCCGAAGGACGATGGGCGAGCGGACCTAGCATGGACGGGAAAGCGAATTTCCAATACATCAGTGAACCTGGTCCATTCGGGTCGAAACCTAAACTGGCCCCTGCCCCTAAATATGTACATGATACCGTGCCGATGCCTCCAATGATGAAATAA
- a CDS encoding MBL fold metallo-hydrolase codes for MKPLDSDFSDTHLPFFSVKSGTGREVGKDLYYWTNQIVNVCFYGIPGSREWVLIDCGMPHSKQKIMEAAEERFGHRGKPQAIVLTHGHFDHVGSLEPLLEEWDVPVYAHEREIPYLNGERNYPKGDPTVDGGLVSELSPFYPHHGIDVSDRLHVLPESGEVPFMQGWKWVHTPGHTPGHISLYRELDGVLIVGDAFVTVKQESLYRVVLQTKEISGPPRYFTMDWKAAKESVATLSNLNPKVAVTGHGEAMAGKELEGALRKLVEQFDEIALPANRKRH; via the coding sequence ATGAAACCATTAGACAGTGATTTTTCTGACACACATCTCCCTTTCTTTAGTGTGAAAAGTGGGACTGGGAGGGAAGTAGGTAAAGATCTTTATTATTGGACCAATCAGATTGTGAATGTCTGTTTCTACGGAATTCCGGGAAGCAGGGAGTGGGTGTTGATTGATTGTGGGATGCCTCACTCTAAGCAGAAGATCATGGAAGCGGCGGAAGAGCGGTTTGGCCATAGGGGTAAACCGCAAGCCATTGTGTTGACTCATGGCCATTTTGACCATGTCGGGTCCCTGGAGCCGCTCTTAGAGGAATGGGACGTTCCAGTTTATGCCCATGAACGGGAAATCCCTTATCTTAACGGCGAAAGGAACTATCCGAAAGGGGATCCTACTGTGGATGGCGGTTTGGTCAGTGAGTTGTCCCCATTTTATCCCCATCATGGAATCGATGTGTCCGATCGTCTTCACGTTCTTCCTGAAAGTGGTGAAGTCCCCTTTATGCAAGGATGGAAATGGGTTCATACACCTGGTCATACGCCAGGGCACATTTCCCTTTATAGGGAGTTGGATGGTGTATTAATCGTCGGGGACGCCTTTGTGACAGTGAAGCAGGAATCCCTGTACCGGGTTGTCCTTCAAACGAAAGAAATCAGCGGTCCGCCGAGGTATTTCACGATGGATTGGAAAGCGGCCAAAGAATCGGTCGCAACATTATCCAATTTGAATCCGAAAGTAGCTGTCACCGGACATGGAGAGGCGATGGCGGGGAAAGAGCTGGAAGGAGCTTTAAGAAAATTGGTTGAACAATTTGATGAGATCGCTTTACCGGCAAATCGGAAACGGCATTAA